The Dehalococcoidales bacterium genome window below encodes:
- a CDS encoding cysteine hydrolase: MATQLAINRSKTALLIMDYQYRQLSNFSDDFQKELLSRANKVLDKARQIGIPVIYVEVRRGERTPETEIHQAVTPHPGEVVLTKSRVGPFSTTDLDARLKAQGIDTLVLMGIRTGGCILSTVRWAADIDYRQIVLSDCCADPDEEVHRVLMEKVFPAFGQATVITSPEFIRALDESR, from the coding sequence ATGGCAACACAATTAGCAATTAACCGCAGTAAAACAGCGCTGCTCATCATGGACTACCAGTACCGGCAGCTGAGCAATTTCTCTGATGATTTCCAGAAGGAACTACTGTCCAGAGCTAATAAAGTCCTCGATAAAGCCCGGCAGATTGGCATTCCCGTCATCTATGTGGAAGTGCGGCGGGGAGAGAGAACACCGGAGACTGAAATTCACCAGGCGGTAACCCCTCACCCCGGAGAAGTAGTGCTGACCAAGAGCCGCGTGGGGCCGTTTTCAACCACAGACCTTGACGCCAGGTTGAAAGCCCAGGGTATTGACACACTGGTACTGATGGGAATCAGGACCGGCGGCTGTATCCTCTCCACGGTACGCTGGGCGGCTGACATCGACTACAGACAGATAGTGCTCTCCGATTGTTGTGCTGACCCGGATGAAGAGGTACACCGGGTATTGATGGAGAAGGTATTCCCGGCCTTCGGGCAGGCGACGGTCATAACCTCCCCGGAATTCATCCGGGCGTTAGATGAGAGCCGGTAA
- a CDS encoding polysaccharide deacetylase family protein: MENLRYDYSPLIRREPFKLPDRARVAVWVGVNIEHFDIGTTDFGDRPYQAGAPNVMDYSVRDYGNRVGIWRLMETLDKHNIKASVLLNSDVCSRYPVVIEECKKRGWEFLGHGTSNSRPLGGLSEAEERQVIATTLDTITRAVQQRPVGWLGPALQETFNTPDILAENGVKYLCDWCCDDQPFPMKVKEGSLISMPYAQDINDRAAFRRNVTHQQFGEMIKDQFDTLYRDGAGQSRIMCIALHPFLIGQPFRIGYLDKALQYIKGYGDVWFATAREIADWYYENYLGMKLT; encoded by the coding sequence ATGGAGAACCTTCGCTATGACTATTCCCCCCTCATCAGGAGAGAACCCTTCAAGTTGCCTGACCGGGCACGGGTGGCGGTCTGGGTGGGGGTCAATATTGAGCACTTTGATATTGGTACGACCGACTTCGGTGACAGACCCTATCAGGCAGGCGCGCCCAATGTCATGGACTACTCGGTACGGGACTACGGCAACCGGGTTGGTATCTGGAGGCTCATGGAAACGCTGGACAAACACAATATCAAGGCCTCGGTATTGCTCAACTCGGATGTCTGCAGTCGCTATCCGGTTGTCATCGAGGAGTGTAAAAAGCGCGGCTGGGAGTTTCTGGGACACGGCACCAGCAATTCCCGCCCCCTGGGTGGTCTCAGTGAAGCTGAAGAAAGGCAAGTTATTGCCACCACCCTGGACACGATCACCCGGGCGGTACAGCAGCGTCCTGTAGGCTGGCTGGGCCCGGCACTGCAGGAGACCTTCAATACCCCTGACATCCTGGCTGAGAACGGCGTAAAATATCTCTGCGACTGGTGCTGTGACGACCAGCCTTTTCCGATGAAGGTAAAGGAGGGGAGCCTCATCTCGATGCCTTACGCCCAGGACATTAATGACCGGGCTGCCTTCCGCCGGAATGTAACCCACCAGCAGTTCGGGGAAATGATTAAAGACCAGTTTGATACCCTGTATCGGGATGGGGCCGGGCAGTCCCGCATCATGTGCATCGCCTTGCACCCTTTTCTCATTGGACAACCTTTCCGGATTGGCTATCTGGACAAGGCACTGCAATACATCAAGGGCTACGGTGATGTCTGGTTCGCCACCGCACGGGAGATAGCTGACTGGTATTATGAGAACTACCTGGGCATGAAACTAACCTGA